atttatggggaatattttttctatcccttcaccttgagtctttgtgagtctttgtgggttagatgtgttgaCTGGAGAAAGAAGATACTCAGGTtgtgtttctttatccattcaacctGTCTGTATCTTTTGATTCAGGCATTCAGACCATTCACATTGAgtgatagtattaatatatgggatgctgttttgttcatcatgttgagtaatgccttattgttttattttcccttttgtgctattgtttattacagctgtgagctttaacttttggatgtttttacactggtgggtatctattgtgctgttccatgtataatgcagttctagGCATTTCCTGTAGGGAAGGTCTAGTAGttacaaattcccttagtgtttgcttgtctggaaaaatctttatttctcgatcaattatgaaatttagtttttgcaggacacaaaattcttggctggtagttgttctgtttaagaagactgggccgggcgcggtggctcacgcctataatcctagcactctgggaggctgaggcgggcagattgctcgaggtcaggagtttgaaaccagcctgagcaagagcgagaccccgtctctactataaatacaaagaaattaattggccaactaatatatatagaaaaaattagccaggcatggtggcgcatgcctgtagtcccagctattcgggaggctgaggcaggaggatcgcttgagcccaggagtctgaggttgctgtgagctaggctgacaccacggcattcactctagcctgggcaacaaagcgagactctgtttcaaaaaaataaaataaaagaagaagacgACTAAAAATGGGGCTCCAATATTTTCGGGTTTATAAGGTCTCCACAGAGAAGtatgctgttagcctgatgggttttcctttgtaggttagttgttgctttcatcttgctgcttgcagttttctccttcattttgactttggccagattgATGACTACATATCTTAGAGAtatcctatttgctatgaatcttcctgatATTGGATGACCATCTTATATGGAgatctgaatctctggtgatactagagaagttttcctcaataattcccttgaatagattttccatgttttttctctttcttcttctccctcaaggATATCTATAATTCCTATATTAGTttgcttcacatagtcccatatttctctgagtaatTGTTCATTCTGGAtacatcacattaccagacttcaaattatactataaggctataataaccataaagcatggtactagtataaaagtagagacatagaccaatggacagaatagagaacctagatataaagcCATCTACCTAaaatcaactgatcttcaacaaagcaggcaATAATATACACTacggaaaggaagccctattcaataaatggtactggcaaaactggatagccacatgcagaagaatgaaacaggatccctatctctcgccatatataaaaattaattccagatggataaaagacttaaatgcaaggcatgaaaccataaaacttctaaaagaaaatataggaaaaattcttctaacATAGCCTAGATGAagaatttatggctaagaccccaaagacaaatacaacaacaacaaaaataaataaattggacttggttaaattaaaaagcttctgcacagcaaaagaaataattaagagagtaaacagacaacctacagaatcagagaaaatatctgataaagggctaatatacagaatctataaagaaattaaataaatcagccaaaacactcacacacaaaaaaaatcattaaaaagttaGCAAAGACATGAACTTAGaagtttttcaaatgaagataaacAAATGATCAAGAAgcatgaagaaatgttcaacatcactaatcatcagagaaatgcaaatgtaaagcaatgagataccaccttaccactgtcagaatggccattattaaaaagtaaaaaaataatagatgctggcatggacacagagagaaaggaatgcttacacactgcAAATTaggacaacctctatggaaaatagtcaggagattcctcaaagaaataaatgtagacgtaccattcgatccagcaatcccactaatgggtatttatccaaaggaaaacaagtcattttatcaaCCTGAACTTGAAtctttattgcaacacaattcacaactgcaaagatgtgcaatcaacctaagtacctatcaattcatgaatagattaagaaaatgtggtatatatatatatatatatatatatatatatatatatatacataccatggagtactactcagccataaaaaggaatgaaatactgtctTTTACAGTAagttggatggaattggagaccattttcctaaatGAAGAATCTCAGGtagggaaaaacaaataccatatgtgctctctaataattgggagctaattgatgggtacacacaggcacaaagagatgtaaaagtcatagaaaatgaagaagggaggggagaagaagaaaggtAAAAACCTACCAATTGGGGCCGgctgaggtggctcacgcctgtaatcctagcactctagcaggccaaggtaggaggatcacttgaactcaggagttcaagagcagtctgagcaaaagatagacccccatctctactaaaaatagaaaaattagctgagcaacatggcacatgcctctagtcccagctactcgggaggctgaggcaggaggagcacttgaggccaggaatttgaggttgcagtaaactatgatgatgccactgcaccctagctggggtgacagagcaagactctgtctcaaaaataaagaaagaaataaaggacctacctaatgggtacaatgaatactattcagGTAATAGGCACATTAAAAGCtgtgacttaagcattataaaaggtatccatgtaacaaaaacatttgtaccccttcagtattttgaaattataaaaaagaaaaagaaaatttaaaaatatcattgtacTCTCTCATATTCACAATTTATGTAATAAACTGATTTCAAATTAAATGTGGCAAAAATAAGAGACAACACATGCATataacacacattttctttactaaccaatgaaacataaaataagaaaatatatctcATAAATGAATAGCTTATTCCATTAGGAAATACCTCACTCTACAATCTCTTTGAACTGATTTTCCATCAATTTcatcacattttgtttcttcACTTCTGGTTGGGTGAAAAGTCCcataataaacaataagaaaaataattccaaggAGAAGAGTAAGAACTATAGTGATACTGATAGGTATAAAATAGTCTGGACTAAAAATAGACAGGGGGAAAACCCAGAACACAATCAATATCCCCAACGTGGAAAGTACccttacaatgtaataataagaCATTGGACGTTTGGTATTCTGTCCCTTAATATTGAAAAATGTGAAGATAAGAATGAATCCAACAACAACCCGGTATAAGAATTCCATACTTATAGAAGTACAaaactgagttttctttttaaatgcccATGTTATACCTAAAAACCAAAGTAATAACAACAGAAACAAAGCGATCTTAACATTTAAGAATAGTAGAAGTACAACACTCAGCATCCAAGATATTAATGTAAACAGCTTGTAAAAGAGATATATGAATTTGGGACCAGATTCATTAAGGAGATTTTTATCAGGCAAAGATTTTCGTAAAGCTATTTGATACTCAACAGTTGAACAAGAAATAGCACAGCAAGAGACCGCAATCGCagaatctacaaaacaaaaaataaaaaagatattgttATAGGAACAATAATAGCAATATTAAATCATTATATACCATACATGCTTTatccatatacatacacacacacacacaaacacatgtcaGGTACTttattcatctcatttaatcatttgaGGTAGACATTAATATTCCCATATGCTACatatgagggaactgaggcttggagagataATATAACTTAACCTAAGACACATAACTAGCAAGTTACAGAACTGATATTTGAAGCTAAAACTGTCTGGTTCCAAAGTTGGTCTACTTATCCACTGTATTAGACTGCTTTATAAATGATTCTCAATAAATTCACTGGACAAATTTTACTGAGCAGCTGATATACTGGAAACTACATACTTTGGGAGTTAAGAGACTAATGGTTATAATTC
This genomic interval from Microcebus murinus isolate Inina chromosome 7, M.murinus_Inina_mat1.0, whole genome shotgun sequence contains the following:
- the XKR9 gene encoding XK-related protein 9, whose product is MKYTKHNFMMSVLGIIIYIIDLIVDIWVSVKFFLEGQYVFGILALSFMLFGTLVVQCFSYSWFKADLKKAGQESQRCLLLLHCLQGGVFTRYWFALKKGYGIAFKYNSKTNNFMEEEIDQHKEVIDRMTDLSMLRLFETYLEGGPQLILQLYILLEHGQANLSQYSAIAVSCCAISCSTVEYQIALRKSLPDKNLLNESGPKFIYLFYKLFTLISWMLSVVLLLFLNVKIALFLLLLLWFLGITWAFKKKTQFCTSISMEFLYRVVVGFILIFTFFNIKGQNTKRPMSYYYIVRVLSTLGILIVFWVFPLSIFSPDYFIPISITIVLTLLLGIIFLIVYYGTFHPTRSEETKCDEIDGKSVQRDCRVRYFLME